From Colias croceus chromosome Z, ilColCroc2.1:
acactcaccggcacggaatcttggccactgcaaatttttgcgtaaaataacactatttattttctactacaaaattaaataaaaatttaatcaaaactagtttctttaatgtttttactaacttttagtaataattggaAGTTTATAAGAAGTACTACCGCGtagatatgaattaaacaagaatttacgcttttcctgtgaaatttaaatgatttcttaaaaaatgcacaaaaattagaaataacgtttccataaaaaaaaatttgaacctTTTAATATAGGATATTTCCTTCTCTTGCCTTAAACACTGTTTGCATCCAGTCTGGCATACTCTAGAAGACATTTTTGATGTCCACTTGAGCTATAGTGTACCAAACGGCTCCAGCTGTATTTCTAAGCTCGTCTTACATTGGTGCTGGGTTAGAATCGaactttatgtttcttttaagcATGTGTCACAGATGTGTTCTATTGGATTAAGATCCGGGCTACGAGCTGGACactccaatttttcaataataacctcTTGAAGGTACTCTTATACGTATCGTACGACACGCGGACGTGCGTTATAGTGTATTAGTAGCAAATTTTCTTCACTGATAAACCTGTAATAGGGCTGAACATGTTCCTGGAGAATTTCCTCGATGTACCTGATCAAATTTAAGCCATTATCTACGATAACTAACTCCGGGCGAGCATCGGAACTTATACCTCCCCATACCATTATTGACCCTCTATGAAAAATCGCAATTTGAGTGTGGTGATGGGTAAAAACCTCTCTTCTCGTGTCCTCTATACTGACTCTTGGCTATCAGAAGCTCGTAAAGTGCCTTAGCAGTCATCTGTGAACACTTCACGAACGCACTGGGCGTGGGTCCAGTTTTCATGTTCTCGTGCAAAACGAAGACGTGCTTCTCTGTGATGTCTGAGGAGTTCTGGAAGGCGTGCTGGTCTGCAAACCTTCAAATTAACTTCCTTCATTAGTCTTCTCACCGATTGCTCACTCACATTTATTATCCTGGTGTTTTAAAGCCGTTGGCGTATCTCAAAAACTGTCAAAAAGCCATTTCTGAGTATCTCTTGAACAATAAAGGGGTTTTCTCGAGCTGATATGCACCTCACGCCTTCATTTTCTGGTCTGCACGTGTAGCTGCCAGTCTCCTGGTATCTTCTCCATGCACAGTGCATCGCTGAACGTGGTATGTACTGTACATTAGGTACTTTCTGTTGCGGCAGTCATTGGTCTAACATTGTGATGGCCTGAGCAGGTTGTTCAGATGATAAcggcattttttattgtttgttatgatcattgactacagtacaacaataaaaatatcttaaaacggCATAAACGATatcgaaaaaagtttaaaacgaaCAATTAGTAACTTCGGCTTAACCGCACAAATCACAAATTTCGAGAAACTCTTAAAAAGTGGTAAAAGATTATTCTTAAACTTAATGATTTcttaccataaaattaaacaaataatatgttaacatatctgcatacaaaaaaatcgtgaaaaacgctccaaactttttttatcggcaaatttgtaagtggccaagattccgtgccggtgagtgtataaaagaaattacATTTTTGCAAAGTAGAATGTTCCTTGCGTGATATACTTTTTCCTAGGCAAAGCCAGCACAAGCAGCtagttaggtatatattatttaaaacttaaaagtatGTCCAGAGAATTAAGATCAATGTATCTTTAGAAGATCTATCAGAGTATTCAATCAGTTTAGtgcaatgaataaaaataatattattaaaagcagaatttaaaatgtagaaaTGAAATATCTTGTTAAGTTGTAAGccaatttattatgtttattcaaacatacaagaaaaataTGGTGCCTTATCAAGTGCTTAGGAATAGTTAGTTATACTTTgggtaaacaaaaaaaaaaaataatttaagcaGTTCTAAGAATGATATGTACTCCTGAATCTGTTTCAACAGGCTTGCTCAATTGCCCGATCTTTAATTTGAAAGCTTCCTCTTCAAATGGTTTCTGCATTTTTCCATGCCCAAACAAGCCTAAATCACCACCACGTTTAGCTGAAGAACAATCAGAGTACTTTGATGCAATATGTGAGAAAGTAGCTTCTTCGGCAACAATTTGCTTTCTATATTTCTCGAGAATCTGTAATGCTTCCTCTTTACTGCGAGTAATGTTTTCTTCTCGCCACGATGATGGGCGTCGGCTCTGTGCATGCTTTACCAAAATATGGCTACACCGTACATCGCCGGGATCTGCGGGCGAGTCAGGACGCTCCCATTGCGATTGTTTTGTATACGTATTCAGAAAGTATGCCATGCCGGTAGACCTACTTTTTCTCATTTCCCACCCTTCAGGCAAGGGGTCTTCCTTTTCATTGGacattatttttctgtaatttaCGTTTTTTGACGTAAATCTacttaaacttatttttataaattcaattaaacataCACCGTATGAGTAAACGAATGAATTTGCTTATGCAAAGAAAATAGAAATGGCCGAAATCGAATGGTTTATGACTTTATGGTTTATGGTAATCAGAAAATGTCATTTGTCATCGTCCACATCTTTTTTTGTTAACAGTCAGATCAACATCAGAGCCTAGGTAAATTGtgcaataatacaatatttgttCGGGCTTGTCCACACAGCGATATTTCAACGCGGCATTTTTATTCTCGCgtattaaatttagtcttagaATTTAGTAATCAGAATTGAACCCAGTACGCactgcaaataaaattttgtgcGATTTTTGCAAATTTGAGTTTAGTTTGTATCTGAGAGACACATTGgaattcttattattataataacaataacgcTGTTGAACAACGAATAACTGAGCGAAACGCGTAAATTTTATCCCGCAGCTGCGCAGTGTGGATACAGCCACACTTAAAAGCCAAATATTTGCGTGGAAATAGTTTGCACCGTTTAGCTTTCAATTTGCTTCAAATCACAGAATAAATTTCTGCATGATATATATACTACCAGTGCGGATAAGTCCTTAAattaaactagctgctccgcgcagTTTCACCCCCCGTGACTAGACTTCTGTTGGTagaagcgtgatgatatataatatgtatagccTTTAACctccctcgataaatgggctatctaacaccgaaagaatttttcaaatcggaccagtagtttctgagtttagcgcgttcaaacaaacaaacaaactcttcagctttataatcttactagcttaccgcccgcggcttcgcccgctttgaattaaacctaataaattatatactaaaaccttactatctatctattaaaaaaaaccgcatcaaaatccgtttcgtagtttgaaagattaaagcatacaaagggacatatggacagagaaagtgactttgttttatattatgtagtgtaatgtataaaattcccgtgtcacaatgttagttaccatactccACCAAAACGGCTGTACCGATtcttatgaaattttgtgtgcgTACCGTAAAATGCTGTAACATTGCCTTTATAGCTCAACATTGCCTAAAttcaaaaaagttaaattattccCGCTGggaaatgttttttattgtctatGGTACTAAAAGCAAGTCGGCAATCTGTATGGCAACATTCGATCACACGTCACTCCAAATTTTAGATGAAAAAATGTCAGACTTCAGAGTCCGTCACAGGAGTCCGTTTCATTGTCAGTGCGGATACTCGCTTAACGCTTTTTACCGGCTAGCGTAATATGTTatatagcaaagaaaatatgctcttttatgtattttaactgttttttctgtattatatcttaatttaaaccGTTAAATCATGGTCGGCAAAGTTGTGTCAGATTTTCGCAACTTTTTACTCAACATTATCTAGGGTTAGGGCTGCCCCGTGTAATTTTTTCAACAAACTCTTAATCGACCGTGGTTTTGCTTgtgtaataattgttttttttttgtaattgatcTAACAACGTTTTATAGAAGCTAGAActattgtttctttatttatcatcatcagAAATTAAGGATGtccaatttaattttctttaagtcATTTATAGTACTTATTACATGAGCAACCCACCCAAGAGTAGAAGAAAACCAGGGGCTAGACAGTACTCCGATTATTCGCAGGAGATGCTGAATGTGGCGGTAGATTTAGTCACATGTAAGAAAATATCTTCATACGAGGCGGAGAAGCAATTCGGTATTCCTAGGCGTACTATtcttaacaaaatatgtaagaaatATGTAAGAATCTTCATGTAAAATCTGTGGGCCATCctacaaaattatttgcagAAGAAGAAAAGCATATTGCTGAGGTTGTTAATTTATCAGCAGAGTTCGGTTGTCAATTGAGTATGATTGACTTGCGTATTGTTCTGCACGATtagttagaaaaaaaaatgaccgATCGCAGGTTTTTAATGGAAAATGTTGGAAAACTATTTGTTGATCTCACTGCAGGCTGctgttgtaatttttattacttatacgTAATAGGTaccaacattaaaataatgttattacctaatattattacatatttgttttcctatgaaaaaatgtgattaaaatttaagtacaacaatttgatttattaaaaatatatttgaatattaaggAAAATTGTTGCATTTCCTTTGGGACAGCCCTACACCGAACTCACTTTTGTATGGGAGTTTTAAAGAAACATGCACAACTTTGCCTAgcattgtaaaaaaaatttcttGTGCTATTCAAGATTCAGTGAAGTCTGATGTGGAAAAGAACTTCATGGCAATATGGGTGTCAAATCCGTTACCAAAATAcctattcatttaaaaagatattatgACAGGCAATGTTGTAGTTTTTACCTCAACTCTGCCTACGTTTTCAAAGCAATTTTTTGGTGCTTTATAAgtgttttttttactaatagcAAATGTATTCCTATAGCTTAAAGTCCAATATTGGACAGTAATTGAAAAAACATACGACTTTCTTAACGATTAAAGATTTATCGAAGAAAAACGTCAAAATCCGTGCAAAGTTGCAGCATTTTACGGTAACGGataagtctgagaatcggccaaccggccaacattatttttcatacccctaaGTGATTAGAGTAAGACAACAACGTTTGTCGGGACAGCTAGTGTATAGATATGTCACAgaattgtgaaaaaaaaaatacgtgtggcactcggggactgccgcggtaaagctattgcatagcatgccttcaagccacaactccgcccgtcggagtggggagcgtgaggtttttcgttacggaatttctggattcggtcctcgcactcaaggcccgcgatagaagctatgcaatagcttaaaacatCGCGATGAAATATCGCTGTGCCGACAAGCCCTTGTTCAATTGCGGAAAAAATCTTTGATCTAAGCGGAAAGCTGTGCGGACAAGCCATAAACGCTACAAACTAAACGCCAGAACCCCAGTCGCCAACATGTTGCTCTAGAGACATAGAGTATAGAGCTGACATGTTTTAAGATTCCATTCTAATTTTTTCCCGCAACACTGGCAATATTTGTGATACAATTTTGgctcattattttatagaaaatgaaCGGTCATgggttaataaatatttttttacggtaTCCCCAACAGCGTTCCGCTAACAGCTTTGTGATTTGTCACAGAAGTGGGTAACGGAACCAttgctaattaattatatattttagtgttttacAAGCATAATCAAGCGGTAAGTAAAAACTGAtctttttatttccatttaaatgatttaattgTAATCATGTATTACATTAAGTATATGTTATATTCTGTGATTATTATATCAAATATGGCACGTGTCGTGTTCTGAAGCGAatgttcattttataaataaaattaaatgatttatacCTCGAAATGATTAAAAGGTAATTGTGTATTATTTAGCATATCTTTTAAAGTGTActattatgattaaaatattggaTAGTTTTAACTGttagttatttttgtataatacctacttataaagcAGACTATGAACGAAATGCTCATTGTTTGCATGTCCCTATAACATATAAATGCAATACAGCTGTTTCGATAGTTATACGTTATGCAAGGAAACACTTCtggttatattaattatttgtgtttataaatatgtgcTGCCTATCACCTAGCTCTAgcgaaattgttttttatttcccccctcaaaataataaatatgcgtAACAAAAACAAGATGGAGTAACTTTCTATAGTAATGTtccgattttcaaaaattcgtaactcaaaaactaaaagtttccTTAGTGTGAAATTTCAGATTTGGGTTCCATAGGACAATAGCTaaccacaaaaaaaatgtcaacTCTCAACTCCACGCCctataatgtacagttttaCCAATTATGGTATAATATGAACTATTGCCTGTTgcgtttattattaactacctTTCGCCCGCGTATCCAaggaaaaccccgcatagttctaaTAGATTTGAAGCTATCTCTGTACGAAATATCATCTTTATTGGTTAAATGGTTGAGGAGTGAAGAGAGACACATACAGAGTTACCTACTTTTCATTTAATAGTATAGGTACAgtaatccaaaattaataatgcacatgcaaatcttcgctatttgtcgtatttccgaagacactcgaatcattgaatcgtaagagccctaaacaacgaacttgcattttacaccttgttcaaaagaaatagaagtcaattcatggtcatacacaatcaaaaacaaatcgggcggtaggtgacggtagcctgtcagtcaataaactcaaaaatccgtcagttgtctttaaatattggtggtgactgcacgtgttctctctgtgtggaattatatagagctgctaTTACGTACCCttcttggttttgtttttaaaggtgAATTGAATTAATCTGGTGTATTGAATGGTGAATTAAATGGTGATGGCAGTagggaaagtgaaaatgaagaagagttccgatgtatctaaaatgtcagaaataaagataatccctgattttgattgtttttattttttttttgtaattgtcataatattgaagaatgaTCAGTACTGTAAATACTCTTGAACTTGATTTACATAtatggtttaaatataaacctgtgtttgaaaaccatactttatctacactaatattataaagaggaaaactttgtttgtttgtttgattgtgatgaataggctcataaactactggactgattttaaaaattctttcaccattagaaagctacattatctacgagtaacataggctaggttttatcccggaaatcccacgggcacgggaactatgcgggtttttctttaaaaacgcgggcgaagccgcaggcggaaagctagtacaatagaaattttgtattattttaaccttcttttcttccatcattacaccagcttcagtaagacactttaaaagtactataaattttccaagtaaatcaatccaacaaagataatatattcgcaATCGTGGGGTTATACTCGCTATTTACTTACAAggaattatcgaaacaaaatcgttacttacctacaaatacatattaatctcttttagcacaaaacatataatttgactaaattatgcatgaagaatGCATTTAACCGCTCTATATAGATATCATCTTCGGACTCTCcgagaatatgacagttgccgaacagtgacgaagatttctatgcgcattattacttttggattACTGTATATACCTATGGTTCAGCTATAAGTTATAGTATTGCAGTCTTAATTAATGCATTCTACCCTCGGAGGCTAAGCTACAATTCACTATCTGCATCAGgcattaatgaatttaaattttcttatatttaacATCTATATGAACATTATAGTAGGAAGTAGGAACATTTTCAAGTTGTTTGTTCCCTTTTTCATGATCCTGTTGCTTGGTTTATAccacttattataatatttgtttcattAATTTGATTCTGAGCAGAAGTTTGTGACTGTATCCATATAAGTTTCATTACTTCCATTATTTTCTTATGatgttgtttaaatttatgacaGAAGACTGACCAAGCTTAAAAGTAGTTACTGGACTTTACATGAATCATTATTCATTCTGTTTACACTCCAGCAATGTGCAAACATTCCTTACATTTATTGAGTTACGTAGTTGTATTATATCAACAGTCCACAccatatttatacattttttaatcagttgatattatgaatttagtggtcttcactacatagtataagacaaagtcgctttctctgtccttatgtccctttgtatgcttaaatcttttaaaatacgcaatggattttgatgcggtttttttaatagataggaGTGATTCAAAcagaaggttttagtatataatttattaggttttagacaaagcgggcgaagccacgggtgGCAAGctagtatttcataaaatgcaATGAACTTATCCCATTTCTGTTTCCTGTAATCTGGTTTCTGCCACCAGAAGGGCAAATAGTCTATATTGTAGATAGAAATTCACATTGAAGAAtagattcttttattattcaatatcaCATTCAAAGATACTGCCATTAGAGCCGTATTAATCTGTTTTATACTAAACCAGAAATTCTCAGATTAATTCAAAATTGTGATGTTATATGTTTCTAATTGTTATAGTATTTATCGCCATATTAAGTTAAGATAAATGGTAAATAGGGTCTGAAAAGATTTGAAAGGATGCTTTTTTAAACTTGAATAGTACATAAAATTGCCTTTAAAAGTCTAATTATGTCCtgttttttgtaatgtttattgaaataaatgatatatttgCAAGGACattccttttaaaatattcaggaTATCTTAACCTTAATTAGCTTATTTGGTTAGATCACATTGGTCTGATTGGTGTTTATACTAgaagttataatataaattctaattaaattggCAAGTAGTCAAGTGATCTCCTTTAATtgtcaatttaaattaatacctaactcaggccccggaatcacagacacaatagaaaatctattgggCGGTGGACCGATCAGGCCGCTCAGGGCTCAATGGATTAAAGTGATGGCAGCTGACAATCATGTCATCagacattaaatttatataatcaattgaaatgttacaaattatttaagtaccAAATATGGCATTGCAATCCTCTAAAAATTGCAAAACTTATGTAACATTTCACTGGAATATCAGTAAGACGGATTTTTTAagcgaaacttctttattcggggttggaaaaaagtttagtgtaacatttttgcgttacgcgccatctttttcttatctctACTACGCGTGATTCGaggtatttctgtaaagttgcatacatagtaaattattttttgaaaaataaggtcataaagaagtttcacttcttacgtgtgtacactagtacacgcacacattttttttactgttGCTAACAAAAAATCTCCGTAATTAGCGTTGCCACTTTTTAGACTATTATTAGTCCGTCAGACATTCTTGTAATAACTCTATAgtccatactataataatattataaatgcgaaagtaactctgtctgtctgtcttttactcaatcacgcctaaactactgaaccaattttcatgaaatttggtatggaaatattttgatacccgaaaaaggacataggctacttttatcccgggaaaatgacgcaatcccggaaatcccacgcgaatgggaactatgcgggtttttctttgactgcgcgggcgaaaacctagtagaatataatatatgaaaatgaaaaatcttGTCATCAGGTGAAAGATGTCGAACACCAGCCGTAAAAGACCTTTGTCTCTGCCAATGAGATCCAAAGCAAAAAGGAAACCAAAACATGTGTCTGAAGATGAAGAAAGCAACGATTCCTCGATCTCTGAACATGAACAAGATAAACAAAGGACTCCATCTCCTATGCCTGATGAGCCTAAATTGAAGTTACCtgaggtattttatttattgataaagaTAATCATAAATGTCTAGAGTGAAAGTGAGTGAATAATAAATggtgtaaataaatgattttctgCTTTTCATAACAATGTTGATAGTTACCTTATTATGTTCAAAGGAATAATTAAGGCAATTGTTGTATGATTGGTGTAATTTTACATGTTTCAGGAACTGCTtcaaacattttacaaaacgCCAGGCGTCCTCATGATAGCTGGTCTAGTCTCCTGGGATTTGGTTGCAAAGAGGGATAATAATCCCAGTAAACGTACCCACCCGAATTTATATACTTTCCACAAGTTTACTGACAAAAAGGTAGtgaattgttaattaaaaataaaatcccaTGATAACTgcattatgtatatgtactcACAATATACAAAGATAGCAGAGGTTGTAACTTCAATTAATTGTTTCAGTATCGCCTTATAATAAGTGGATGCAGTGCTGGTCACTCCATTCTTGTCTCGGAAGAGGGTGATGCTTATACTTTTGGTAAGTAATAAATTGATTATCTTATATATgtgtgtataaaaaaaaaacgaaatgaGTGgaacaaatttaatcaatctTAACATATTGAAGCTTAGTGTAACTAGCGTTAGTAGTGTAAAATTCACTTAACCCTTAATAATCCAAGCATCTGATGTCTCCAGACAACTTGCATCTTTCACTAATCAGCAGAATGCTTCTCAAGTTCTGTAACTATTTCAATGGGAACACCAGTTGAAATCACAACCACaaactatcaaaatatatcttgCAATGTGGAATATCACTGGCAACCTTAATGTTTCCACAGTCAACCAACATGGTCAAACGGCTGACAGAATAAAGTGTAAATACAGCTAAATATATTCAGAATGATTACGCATTGTTGCTGAAATAGGTTATATGATTATTGGTAATTATTCATTAGGTCGCAACACATTCGGCCAGCTCGGCTTCGGAGATACAAACACGCGCAATGTGCCAGAGCTCGTGCCAACTTTGAAAGGGCTCAACATCATCCATGCAGCTGTGGGCAGGAATCATAGCATGTTTGTGACAGGTAAACCTCGTGTGCTGATATAattcgtttttttaatattcgaCTAAGATGTTTTAAGTGTGTGATTTCATTTAAATCGTGAAACCTTTGGCGTGATGGCGTGAGGTCAGGCTGTCGCAGTTAAAACATTAGTAATGATGAATTTGAAGATTGATCTCAAAATGTTTATCCTCAAATCacgaaatttaataaaattgccCTCGCCATCTATTGATAATGATGGTATTTCGGAAACCTTTAAAATATGGTAGTTGTACTTttttgaaatttggtaaaatatagtattattttatgaacagACACGGGCACCGTGTACGCGTGCGGCGAGAACAAGTGCGGTCAGTGCGGGCTCGGCAACACCACGCCGCAAATACTTAAGCCTACACGCATACGGTATAAGTAAGTATTTCATACACTATAGtctatagtaggtatattgtaaTCATAGACATAACGACATAACTAAATTTCTTGTGTTTTGCTGCCTGTGGCAAAAGTAGGGTCATGTTTTTCGTGTTTATCTATTTCTTATGATCATAAAACTACAATGTATAATTCgatatctattatattatgttgtattttttaaggGGTGCTCCAATTGTGAAAGTTGGATGTGGCGCCGAATTCTCCATGATACTGGATTGCAATGGCGTCCTGCATTCATTTGGCTTGCCTGAGTTTGGTCAATTAGGTAAGTCAATGTTAATACAATCTGTAAAGTCGTtcttaatatttgtattgcaTCAATATTCACGATAAGACGAATAAACGTTATATATAAAGaagaaacattatttatttattttttactcttATATAGGCCACAATACTGACGGCAAATACTTCGTCACATCAACTAAGCTGTCGTACCACTTCCAAACCGTGCCAAAGAAGATTGAGCTGTTTTTCGAGAAAGCCAAAGATGGCCACATGATACCAGTGAATGACGTGATCATTGTAGATTTCTCCTGCGGCAATAATCACACTGTAAGTATTGTTCatttttcttcaatattattcAGTTATCTTAATCTTATCATCAGCACATGCAAGTAAAGGGggtcattaaaaaaaaacattagtttATTTGTAAAGACACATTTAAACTAATACAATTTAGCTGTTTTTTTATGACAATTTTCATCGAAACTATGGCAATGATGCTGCATTTGATTTTTCGAGTAATGTCAGCAAAAAATACGTACGCCAAATGTCAAGTGATACGTGCcgacaataataataataatatgtgctcagaccaagaagcttatatctaatacactggagatttcggtatgaacatttgacgtgtaacaagaaaattgttgtgttttatcactttcacacctaacttggtattgccactgttaatacgaagttttcccaaggctactatgtatgccgtaatattctgtgcaaaaggttagtttttgtacatgagtttgttgataaattgccaacaacgtcattcagaagcattgttggatgagacaattattatttatgctaaataaaataagtatctggaccaattattaaaaagcgatactccctgattatgggtagttaccataataaaattgtagcaactctcactttgacaatatggcataagtgtcaaaaaaattgcgtcgcttcgaatatttaagttaatattgttgcgtatttaataaatattttccgaatataaataatgtattgcattgtgaaaaattgcagaagtgtttggacaccaaatt
This genomic window contains:
- the LOC123705116 gene encoding putative peptidyl-prolyl cis-trans isomerase dodo, translating into MSNEKEDPLPEGWEMRKSRSTGMAYFLNTYTKQSQWERPDSPADPGDVRCSHILVKHAQSRRPSSWREENITRSKEEALQILEKYRKQIVAEEATFSHIASKYSDCSSAKRGGDLGLFGHGKMQKPFEEEAFKLKIGQLSKPVETDSGVHIILRTA
- the LOC123705115 gene encoding protein RCC2 homolog, yielding MSNTSRKRPLSLPMRSKAKRKPKHVSEDEESNDSSISEHEQDKQRTPSPMPDEPKLKLPEELLQTFYKTPGVLMIAGLVSWDLVAKRDNNPSKRTHPNLYTFHKFTDKKYRLIISGCSAGHSILVSEEGDAYTFGRNTFGQLGFGDTNTRNVPELVPTLKGLNIIHAAVGRNHSMFVTDTGTVYACGENKCGQCGLGNTTPQILKPTRIRYKGAPIVKVGCGAEFSMILDCNGVLHSFGLPEFGQLGHNTDGKYFVTSTKLSYHFQTVPKKIELFFEKAKDGHMIPVNDVIIVDFSCGNNHTVAIDSKKRAFSWGFGGFGRLGHAEQKDEAVPRLIKFFDSQARGVRSVHCGATYSLAVNEIGLLFLFGQTKRTGEANMYPKPVQDLTGWHIRSVGTSNTSIVISADDSLIAWGVSPTYGELGMGEINRSTAKPKEVNRMDGLNITQVAMGFSHTLLLSDNTSPEVQQKLATLPTFSP